One segment of Anser cygnoides isolate HZ-2024a breed goose chromosome 5, Taihu_goose_T2T_genome, whole genome shotgun sequence DNA contains the following:
- the MIA2 gene encoding melanoma inhibitory activity protein 2 isoform X5 translates to MEGAEAVASLPEEMRPGPDLYGFPWELVFCAAIVGAFTVFLFLYRSYQSVRSRLYVGREKQLANKIAELVEEKCKILEKLSLCKKEFEDLESSLKDDNITKESADAAFVEETHEKLNKSNSELNQEIANLEKELEEEKSKQSENDNLVAEIEERLESLENKAKSIQSQVDEAKSTLKVYQINTERLKTSVQDAVDENCHLQESEKQLLKEAEGWDERFSELNEQTKMFESSKTDIEEVLKNKESQVKSLTQYLLKMKDWSSAIRDDDDTEDDHWDTDIKGETENGEHLDDQQKRTVKKLIYAAKLNACLKTMETERDQMYSKLSDENKAKGELTERIENLQSEQVSLQSENECFESEVQKLQQKLKVMTELYQENEMKLHRKLTVEERERLQKEEKLSKVDEKINHAAEELNSYRQRAKDLEEELERTIRSYQNQITSHEKKAHDNWLTARAAERHLNDIRKENAHNRQKLTEAEFKLDLLEKDPYALDVPVRPFGREHSPYGPSPMGRPSSETRAFLSPPTLLEGPLRLSPMLPGGGGGRGSRGPGSTVMYEASNERGELSSDRLPDPHRPPSDTGSLSPPWDRERRIILPPPGEPYSDPVLPPRRQERFFPNPPNTGRLSGPAELRTYNMQSFDKTDGQTSSENSPRTEPSGNGMKDHSNLSDSLPDQPLASESEAVSSGFAPPPFPPVRPPLMPMDPRGPFMRRGPPFPPPPPAGMYGPRECFPVRDFGPPRPPMPMRNPFPMRSFPHYPPQRPGFLPPPPPPENRIEPPQSNTAAVEQTEPQQET, encoded by the exons ATGGAAGGAGCGGAG gctgtGGCTTCGCTGCCAGAGGAGATGAGACCTGGTCCTGATCTATACGGTTTTCCTTGGGAATTAGTGTTTTGTGCTGCCATTGTTGGAGCCTTTACAGTTTTCCTGTTCCTGTATAGAAGTTATCAGTCA gttaGAAGTCGACTTTATGTAG gaagggaaaaacagctTGCCAACAAAATTGCTGAACTAGTtgaagagaaatgcaaaattctTGAAAAACTCAGCCTTTGCAAAAAAGAG tttgaagATCTAGAATCTTCTCTAAAAGATGACAACATTACGAAAGAATCAGCAGATGCAGCTTTTGTTGAG GAAACGCATGAAAAACTGAACAAGTCAAACTCAGAACTCAACCAGGAAATTGCAAATCTAGAAAaagaactggaagaagaaaaatctaagcAGTCAGAAAATGATAACTTg GTGGCTGAAATTGAGGAGAGATTGGAGTCTTTagagaacaaagcaaaatcTATTCAATCACAAGTTGATGAG GCCAAGTCCACCCTAAAAGTGTATCAGATTAATACAGAGAGACTCAAGACATCTGTTCAAGATGCAGTAGATGAAAACTGCCATCTCCAGGAAAGTGAGAAACAG cttttaaaagaaGCTGAAGGATGGGATGAACGATTTAGTGAactaaatgaacaaacaaaaatgtttgaatcATCTAAAACAGATATAGAAgaagtattgaaaaataaagagagtCAAGTCAAG TCGCTGACACAGTACTTGCTGAAGATGAAAGACTGGAGTTCAGCAATCAGGGATGATGATGACACTGAAGATGATCACTGGGACACTGATATAAAGggtgaaacagaaaatggagaGCATTTAG ATGATCAGCAGAAACGAACTGTAAAGAAATTGATCTATGCTGCAAAG TTAAATGCTTGTTTAAAGACcatggaaacagaaagagatcaaatgtattcaaaattgtctgatgaaaacaaagccaaaggAGAACTTACAG AGCGTATAGAAAACCTCCAAAGTGAACAAGTTTCCTTGCAGTCTGAAAATGAATGCTTTGAAAGTGAAGTTCAAAAGCTTCAACAGAAACTCAAAGTAATGACTGAGCTTtatcaagaaaatgaaatgaaactacACAG GAAACTGACAGTAGAAGAGAGAGAACGCctacaaaaagaagaaaagctctcTAAAGTAGATGAAAAAATTAATCATGCTGCTGAAGAACTAAACAGCTACAG ACAGCGAGCAAAAGATCTCGAAGAGGAGTTAGAAAGAACCATTCGTTCTTATCAGAATCAG ATTACTTCACATGAGAAAAAAGCTCATGATAATTGG CTGACAGCCCGAGCAGCCGAAAGACACCTCAATgatataagaaaagaaaatgcacataACAGACAAAA ATTAACTGAAGCAGAATTTAAACTTGACCTTTTAGAAAAAGATCCTTATGCTCTTGATGTTCCAGTTAGACCGTTTGGCAGAG AGCATTCCCCATATGGACCCTCACCAATGGGCCGGCCTTCATCTGAAACAagagcttttctttcccctccaaCTTTATTGGAGGGTCCTTTAAGGCTTTCACCTATGCTTccaggtggaggaggaggaagag GATCCAGAGGACCAGGATCTACTGTCATGTATGAAGCTAGTAATGAAAGAGGAGAGCTGAGTTCTGATAGATTACCTGATCCCCACAGACCACCATCAGATACTGGATCCTTGTCTCCTCCTTGGGACAGAGAACGCAGGATAATTCTGCCTCCACCAG GTGAGCCCTATTCTGATCCAGTTCTTCCTCCTCGAAGACAAGAAAGATTTTTCCCTAATCCTCCAAATACTGGAAGACTTTCTGGACCAGCAGAGCTACGAACATACAACATGCAGTCTTTTGATAAAACAG ACGGACAAACATCTTCAGAAAATAGCCCACGAACAGAACCAAGTGGAAATGGGATGAAAGATCATTCTAATCTTAGT GACTCTCTGCCTGATCAGCCACTGGCCTCTGAAAGTGAAGCAGTCAGCTCAGGGTTTGCTCCTCCACCTTTCCCTCCTGTCAGACCTCCCTTAATGCCTATGGATCCTAGAGGACCTTTCATGAGACGAGgacctccttttcctccccctcctcctgctggcatgTACGGACCACGTGAATGTTTTCCAGTACGAGACTTTGGGCCACCACGCCCTCCAATGCCAA TGAGAAATCCTTTCCCAATGAGATCTTTTCCTCACTATCCGCCTCAACGACCTGGATTCTtgcctccaccaccacctcctgaAAATAGAATTGAGCCACCTCAGTCAAATACAGCAGCTGTAGAACAAACGGAACCACAGCAAGAGACCTGA
- the MIA2 gene encoding melanoma inhibitory activity protein 2 isoform X4: protein MAAAGRGGALDVAAAGLWLGLRDGARRYCRSALEGARRAVASLPEEMRPGPDLYGFPWELVFCAAIVGAFTVFLFLYRSYQSVRSRLYVGREKQLANKIAELVEEKCKILEKLSLCKKEFEDLESSLKDDNITKESADAAFVEETHEKLNKSNSELNQEIANLEKELEEEKSKQSENDNLVAEIEERLESLENKAKSIQSQVDEAKSTLKVYQINTERLKTSVQDAVDENCHLQESEKQLLKEAEGWDERFSELNEQTKMFESSKTDIEEVLKNKESQVKSLTQYLLKMKDWSSAIRDDDDTEDDHWDTDIKGETENGEHLDDQQKRTVKKLIYAAKLNACLKTMETERDQMYSKLSDENKAKGELTERIENLQSEQVSLQSENECFESEVQKLQQKLKVMTELYQENEMKLHRKLTVEERERLQKEEKLSKVDEKINHAAEELNSYRQRAKDLEEELERTIRSYQNQITSHEKKAHDNWLTARAAERHLNDIRKENAHNRQKLTEAEFKLDLLEKDPYALDVPVRPFGREHSPYGPSPMGRPSSETRAFLSPPTLLEGPLRLSPMLPGGGGGRGSRGPGSTVMYEASNERGELSSDRLPDPHRPPSDTGSLSPPWDRERRIILPPPGEPYSDPVLPPRRQERFFPNPPNTGRLSGPAELRTYNMQSFDKTDGQTSSENSPRTEPSGNGMKDHSNLSDSLPDQPLASESEAVSSGFAPPPFPPVRPPLMPMDPRGPFMRRGPPFPPPPPAGMYGPRECFPVRDFGPPRPPMPMRNPFPMRSFPHYPPQRPGFLPPPPPPENRIEPPQSNTAAVEQTEPQQET, encoded by the exons atggcggccgccGGCCGCGGGGGCGCCCTGGACGTGGCGGCCGCCGGGCtgtggctggggctgcgggACGGGGCGCGGCGCTACTGCCGCTCGGCCCTGGAGGGGGCGCGCAGG gctgtGGCTTCGCTGCCAGAGGAGATGAGACCTGGTCCTGATCTATACGGTTTTCCTTGGGAATTAGTGTTTTGTGCTGCCATTGTTGGAGCCTTTACAGTTTTCCTGTTCCTGTATAGAAGTTATCAGTCA gttaGAAGTCGACTTTATGTAG gaagggaaaaacagctTGCCAACAAAATTGCTGAACTAGTtgaagagaaatgcaaaattctTGAAAAACTCAGCCTTTGCAAAAAAGAG tttgaagATCTAGAATCTTCTCTAAAAGATGACAACATTACGAAAGAATCAGCAGATGCAGCTTTTGTTGAG GAAACGCATGAAAAACTGAACAAGTCAAACTCAGAACTCAACCAGGAAATTGCAAATCTAGAAAaagaactggaagaagaaaaatctaagcAGTCAGAAAATGATAACTTg GTGGCTGAAATTGAGGAGAGATTGGAGTCTTTagagaacaaagcaaaatcTATTCAATCACAAGTTGATGAG GCCAAGTCCACCCTAAAAGTGTATCAGATTAATACAGAGAGACTCAAGACATCTGTTCAAGATGCAGTAGATGAAAACTGCCATCTCCAGGAAAGTGAGAAACAG cttttaaaagaaGCTGAAGGATGGGATGAACGATTTAGTGAactaaatgaacaaacaaaaatgtttgaatcATCTAAAACAGATATAGAAgaagtattgaaaaataaagagagtCAAGTCAAG TCGCTGACACAGTACTTGCTGAAGATGAAAGACTGGAGTTCAGCAATCAGGGATGATGATGACACTGAAGATGATCACTGGGACACTGATATAAAGggtgaaacagaaaatggagaGCATTTAG ATGATCAGCAGAAACGAACTGTAAAGAAATTGATCTATGCTGCAAAG TTAAATGCTTGTTTAAAGACcatggaaacagaaagagatcaaatgtattcaaaattgtctgatgaaaacaaagccaaaggAGAACTTACAG AGCGTATAGAAAACCTCCAAAGTGAACAAGTTTCCTTGCAGTCTGAAAATGAATGCTTTGAAAGTGAAGTTCAAAAGCTTCAACAGAAACTCAAAGTAATGACTGAGCTTtatcaagaaaatgaaatgaaactacACAG GAAACTGACAGTAGAAGAGAGAGAACGCctacaaaaagaagaaaagctctcTAAAGTAGATGAAAAAATTAATCATGCTGCTGAAGAACTAAACAGCTACAG ACAGCGAGCAAAAGATCTCGAAGAGGAGTTAGAAAGAACCATTCGTTCTTATCAGAATCAG ATTACTTCACATGAGAAAAAAGCTCATGATAATTGG CTGACAGCCCGAGCAGCCGAAAGACACCTCAATgatataagaaaagaaaatgcacataACAGACAAAA ATTAACTGAAGCAGAATTTAAACTTGACCTTTTAGAAAAAGATCCTTATGCTCTTGATGTTCCAGTTAGACCGTTTGGCAGAG AGCATTCCCCATATGGACCCTCACCAATGGGCCGGCCTTCATCTGAAACAagagcttttctttcccctccaaCTTTATTGGAGGGTCCTTTAAGGCTTTCACCTATGCTTccaggtggaggaggaggaagag GATCCAGAGGACCAGGATCTACTGTCATGTATGAAGCTAGTAATGAAAGAGGAGAGCTGAGTTCTGATAGATTACCTGATCCCCACAGACCACCATCAGATACTGGATCCTTGTCTCCTCCTTGGGACAGAGAACGCAGGATAATTCTGCCTCCACCAG GTGAGCCCTATTCTGATCCAGTTCTTCCTCCTCGAAGACAAGAAAGATTTTTCCCTAATCCTCCAAATACTGGAAGACTTTCTGGACCAGCAGAGCTACGAACATACAACATGCAGTCTTTTGATAAAACAG ACGGACAAACATCTTCAGAAAATAGCCCACGAACAGAACCAAGTGGAAATGGGATGAAAGATCATTCTAATCTTAGT GACTCTCTGCCTGATCAGCCACTGGCCTCTGAAAGTGAAGCAGTCAGCTCAGGGTTTGCTCCTCCACCTTTCCCTCCTGTCAGACCTCCCTTAATGCCTATGGATCCTAGAGGACCTTTCATGAGACGAGgacctccttttcctccccctcctcctgctggcatgTACGGACCACGTGAATGTTTTCCAGTACGAGACTTTGGGCCACCACGCCCTCCAATGCCAA TGAGAAATCCTTTCCCAATGAGATCTTTTCCTCACTATCCGCCTCAACGACCTGGATTCTtgcctccaccaccacctcctgaAAATAGAATTGAGCCACCTCAGTCAAATACAGCAGCTGTAGAACAAACGGAACCACAGCAAGAGACCTGA
- the MIA2 gene encoding melanoma inhibitory activity protein 2 isoform X6 gives MRPGPDLYGFPWELVFCAAIVGAFTVFLFLYRSYQSVRSRLYVGREKQLANKIAELVEEKCKILEKLSLCKKEFEDLESSLKDDNITKESADAAFVEETHEKLNKSNSELNQEIANLEKELEEEKSKQSENDNLVAEIEERLESLENKAKSIQSQVDEAKSTLKVYQINTERLKTSVQDAVDENCHLQESEKQLLKEAEGWDERFSELNEQTKMFESSKTDIEEVLKNKESQVKSLTQYLLKMKDWSSAIRDDDDTEDDHWDTDIKGETENGEHLDDQQKRTVKKLIYAAKLNACLKTMETERDQMYSKLSDENKAKGELTERIENLQSEQVSLQSENECFESEVQKLQQKLKVMTELYQENEMKLHRKLTVEERERLQKEEKLSKVDEKINHAAEELNSYRQRAKDLEEELERTIRSYQNQITSHEKKAHDNWLTARAAERHLNDIRKENAHNRQKLTEAEFKLDLLEKDPYALDVPVRPFGREHSPYGPSPMGRPSSETRAFLSPPTLLEGPLRLSPMLPGGGGGRGSRGPGSTVMYEASNERGELSSDRLPDPHRPPSDTGSLSPPWDRERRIILPPPGEPYSDPVLPPRRQERFFPNPPNTGRLSGPAELRTYNMQSFDKTDGQTSSENSPRTEPSGNGMKDHSNLSDSLPDQPLASESEAVSSGFAPPPFPPVRPPLMPMDPRGPFMRRGPPFPPPPPAGMYGPRECFPVRDFGPPRPPMPMRNPFPMRSFPHYPPQRPGFLPPPPPPENRIEPPQSNTAAVEQTEPQQET, from the exons ATGAGACCTGGTCCTGATCTATACGGTTTTCCTTGGGAATTAGTGTTTTGTGCTGCCATTGTTGGAGCCTTTACAGTTTTCCTGTTCCTGTATAGAAGTTATCAGTCA gttaGAAGTCGACTTTATGTAG gaagggaaaaacagctTGCCAACAAAATTGCTGAACTAGTtgaagagaaatgcaaaattctTGAAAAACTCAGCCTTTGCAAAAAAGAG tttgaagATCTAGAATCTTCTCTAAAAGATGACAACATTACGAAAGAATCAGCAGATGCAGCTTTTGTTGAG GAAACGCATGAAAAACTGAACAAGTCAAACTCAGAACTCAACCAGGAAATTGCAAATCTAGAAAaagaactggaagaagaaaaatctaagcAGTCAGAAAATGATAACTTg GTGGCTGAAATTGAGGAGAGATTGGAGTCTTTagagaacaaagcaaaatcTATTCAATCACAAGTTGATGAG GCCAAGTCCACCCTAAAAGTGTATCAGATTAATACAGAGAGACTCAAGACATCTGTTCAAGATGCAGTAGATGAAAACTGCCATCTCCAGGAAAGTGAGAAACAG cttttaaaagaaGCTGAAGGATGGGATGAACGATTTAGTGAactaaatgaacaaacaaaaatgtttgaatcATCTAAAACAGATATAGAAgaagtattgaaaaataaagagagtCAAGTCAAG TCGCTGACACAGTACTTGCTGAAGATGAAAGACTGGAGTTCAGCAATCAGGGATGATGATGACACTGAAGATGATCACTGGGACACTGATATAAAGggtgaaacagaaaatggagaGCATTTAG ATGATCAGCAGAAACGAACTGTAAAGAAATTGATCTATGCTGCAAAG TTAAATGCTTGTTTAAAGACcatggaaacagaaagagatcaaatgtattcaaaattgtctgatgaaaacaaagccaaaggAGAACTTACAG AGCGTATAGAAAACCTCCAAAGTGAACAAGTTTCCTTGCAGTCTGAAAATGAATGCTTTGAAAGTGAAGTTCAAAAGCTTCAACAGAAACTCAAAGTAATGACTGAGCTTtatcaagaaaatgaaatgaaactacACAG GAAACTGACAGTAGAAGAGAGAGAACGCctacaaaaagaagaaaagctctcTAAAGTAGATGAAAAAATTAATCATGCTGCTGAAGAACTAAACAGCTACAG ACAGCGAGCAAAAGATCTCGAAGAGGAGTTAGAAAGAACCATTCGTTCTTATCAGAATCAG ATTACTTCACATGAGAAAAAAGCTCATGATAATTGG CTGACAGCCCGAGCAGCCGAAAGACACCTCAATgatataagaaaagaaaatgcacataACAGACAAAA ATTAACTGAAGCAGAATTTAAACTTGACCTTTTAGAAAAAGATCCTTATGCTCTTGATGTTCCAGTTAGACCGTTTGGCAGAG AGCATTCCCCATATGGACCCTCACCAATGGGCCGGCCTTCATCTGAAACAagagcttttctttcccctccaaCTTTATTGGAGGGTCCTTTAAGGCTTTCACCTATGCTTccaggtggaggaggaggaagag GATCCAGAGGACCAGGATCTACTGTCATGTATGAAGCTAGTAATGAAAGAGGAGAGCTGAGTTCTGATAGATTACCTGATCCCCACAGACCACCATCAGATACTGGATCCTTGTCTCCTCCTTGGGACAGAGAACGCAGGATAATTCTGCCTCCACCAG GTGAGCCCTATTCTGATCCAGTTCTTCCTCCTCGAAGACAAGAAAGATTTTTCCCTAATCCTCCAAATACTGGAAGACTTTCTGGACCAGCAGAGCTACGAACATACAACATGCAGTCTTTTGATAAAACAG ACGGACAAACATCTTCAGAAAATAGCCCACGAACAGAACCAAGTGGAAATGGGATGAAAGATCATTCTAATCTTAGT GACTCTCTGCCTGATCAGCCACTGGCCTCTGAAAGTGAAGCAGTCAGCTCAGGGTTTGCTCCTCCACCTTTCCCTCCTGTCAGACCTCCCTTAATGCCTATGGATCCTAGAGGACCTTTCATGAGACGAGgacctccttttcctccccctcctcctgctggcatgTACGGACCACGTGAATGTTTTCCAGTACGAGACTTTGGGCCACCACGCCCTCCAATGCCAA TGAGAAATCCTTTCCCAATGAGATCTTTTCCTCACTATCCGCCTCAACGACCTGGATTCTtgcctccaccaccacctcctgaAAATAGAATTGAGCCACCTCAGTCAAATACAGCAGCTGTAGAACAAACGGAACCACAGCAAGAGACCTGA